A portion of the Juglans microcarpa x Juglans regia isolate MS1-56 chromosome 1D, Jm3101_v1.0, whole genome shotgun sequence genome contains these proteins:
- the LOC121266534 gene encoding BTB/POZ and TAZ domain-containing protein 3-like isoform X1, producing the protein MASVDADSPWLSSTGESFCGSFNINLEDDNPGDIFTVQEVPSSSVISKCNLPKPPPFPGKSFCTVKNSSRLSDCSSVPKETRDTWEKLFKEGYGSDVYVITADKSYILAHSSVLSVASPVLGNILQQAKVRNGMRYIKISGVPYQAAYAFIRFLYSSCYEEEEMKRYVLHLMVLSHCYSVPSLKRVCIYILERGWLTKENVIDVLQLARNCDAPRLTFICVRIIIRNFKTIPLTEGWRVMKRVNPALEQELLECVVEADARKEERWKKIEEKKVYLQLQEAMEALVHICRDGCRTIGPRDKVLKGSQVVCGFPACKGLETLVRHFSSCKTRVPGGCVHCKRMWQLLELHSRICSEPDSCKVPLCRHFKEKMQQQTKKDEGRWKLLVRKVIAAKNSLGPFSSQRTGILVGM; encoded by the exons ATGGCTTCAGTGGATGCTGACTCTCCATGGTTGTCCTCGACTGGTGAATCGTTCTGTGGATCTTTTAATATAAACCTAGAGGATGATAATCCTGGCGATATTTTTACCGTGCAGGAAGTTCCCTCCTCTTCTGTAATATCTAAGTGTAATCTTCCTAAACCACCACCTTTCCCTGGTAAATCCTTTTGTACAGTAAAAAATTCCAGTAGGCTTTCAGATTGTAGCTCTGTCCCGAAAGAAACAAGAGATACATGGGAAAAGCTTTTTAAGGAAGGATATGGTTCAGATGTATATGTTATCACCGCagacaaatcatatattttggCTCATTCCAGTGTTCTG AGTGTTGCATCTCCAGTGCTGGGGAATATTCTGCAGCAAGCAAAAGTTAGGAATGGTATGAGATACATCAAGATTTCCGGGGTGCCTTATCAAGCTGCCTACGCTTTCATTCGTTTTCTTTACTCATCCTG CTACGAAGAGGAAGAAATGAAGCGCTATGTTCTCCACTTGATGGTTTTGTCTCACTGCTACTCAGTTCCATCGCTGAAAAGAGTTTGCATATATATTCTGGAGCGGGGCTGGCTGACCAAAGAAAACGTAATAGATGTACTTCAATTAGCAAGAAACTGTGATGCACCACGGCTCACTTTCATTTGTGTCCGTATAATTATCAGAAACTTCAAAACTATACCTTTAACTGAAGGTTGGAGAGTAATGAAACGTGTTAATCCTGCACTTGAACAAGAGCTTCTGGAGTGTGTTGTTGAGGCGGATGCT AGAAAAGAAGAGCGGTGgaagaaaattgaagagaaaaaggTGTACCTGCAATTGCAGGAGGCAATGGAAGCCCTCGTTCACATATGCAGGGATGGGTGTAGAACAATAGGGCCTCGTGACAAAGTACTTAAAGGAAGCCAGGTTGTTTGTGGTTTCCCAGCTTGCAAAGGGCTTGAGACTTTAGTCCGTCATTTCTCTAGTTGTAAGACCCGGGTTCCTGGTGGCTGCGTTCACTGCAAACGCATGTGGCAGCTGCTTGAATTGCATTCTCGGATATGCAGTGAGCCTGATTCTTGCAAGGTCCCTCTTTGTAG GCATTTCAAGGAAAAGATGCAGCAGCAGACCAAGAAAGACGAGGGTAGGTGGAAACTGTTGGTCAGGAAAGTGATAGCAGCAAAGAATTCGCTAGGGCCATTCTCAAGTCAGCGCACAG GTATATTGGTAGGAATGTAA
- the LOC121266534 gene encoding BTB/POZ and TAZ domain-containing protein 3-like isoform X2, which produces MASVDADSPWLSSTGESFCGSFNINLEDDNPGDIFTVQEVPSSSVISKCNLPKPPPFPGKSFCTVKNSSRLSDCSSVPKETRDTWEKLFKEGYGSDVYVITADKSYILAHSSVLSVASPVLGNILQQAKVRNGMRYIKISGVPYQAAYAFIRFLYSSCYEEEEMKRYVLHLMVLSHCYSVPSLKRVCIYILERGWLTKENVIDVLQLARNCDAPRLTFICVRIIIRNFKTIPLTEGWRVMKRVNPALEQELLECVVEADARKEERWKKIEEKKVYLQLQEAMEALVHICRDGCRTIGPRDKVLKGSQVVCGFPACKGLETLVRHFSSCKTRVPGGCVHCKRMWQLLELHSRICSEPDSCKVPLCRHFKEKMQQQTKKDEGRWKLLVRKVIAAKNSLGPFSSQRTGTL; this is translated from the exons ATGGCTTCAGTGGATGCTGACTCTCCATGGTTGTCCTCGACTGGTGAATCGTTCTGTGGATCTTTTAATATAAACCTAGAGGATGATAATCCTGGCGATATTTTTACCGTGCAGGAAGTTCCCTCCTCTTCTGTAATATCTAAGTGTAATCTTCCTAAACCACCACCTTTCCCTGGTAAATCCTTTTGTACAGTAAAAAATTCCAGTAGGCTTTCAGATTGTAGCTCTGTCCCGAAAGAAACAAGAGATACATGGGAAAAGCTTTTTAAGGAAGGATATGGTTCAGATGTATATGTTATCACCGCagacaaatcatatattttggCTCATTCCAGTGTTCTG AGTGTTGCATCTCCAGTGCTGGGGAATATTCTGCAGCAAGCAAAAGTTAGGAATGGTATGAGATACATCAAGATTTCCGGGGTGCCTTATCAAGCTGCCTACGCTTTCATTCGTTTTCTTTACTCATCCTG CTACGAAGAGGAAGAAATGAAGCGCTATGTTCTCCACTTGATGGTTTTGTCTCACTGCTACTCAGTTCCATCGCTGAAAAGAGTTTGCATATATATTCTGGAGCGGGGCTGGCTGACCAAAGAAAACGTAATAGATGTACTTCAATTAGCAAGAAACTGTGATGCACCACGGCTCACTTTCATTTGTGTCCGTATAATTATCAGAAACTTCAAAACTATACCTTTAACTGAAGGTTGGAGAGTAATGAAACGTGTTAATCCTGCACTTGAACAAGAGCTTCTGGAGTGTGTTGTTGAGGCGGATGCT AGAAAAGAAGAGCGGTGgaagaaaattgaagagaaaaaggTGTACCTGCAATTGCAGGAGGCAATGGAAGCCCTCGTTCACATATGCAGGGATGGGTGTAGAACAATAGGGCCTCGTGACAAAGTACTTAAAGGAAGCCAGGTTGTTTGTGGTTTCCCAGCTTGCAAAGGGCTTGAGACTTTAGTCCGTCATTTCTCTAGTTGTAAGACCCGGGTTCCTGGTGGCTGCGTTCACTGCAAACGCATGTGGCAGCTGCTTGAATTGCATTCTCGGATATGCAGTGAGCCTGATTCTTGCAAGGTCCCTCTTTGTAG GCATTTCAAGGAAAAGATGCAGCAGCAGACCAAGAAAGACGAGGGTAGGTGGAAACTGTTGGTCAGGAAAGTGATAGCAGCAAAGAATTCGCTAGGGCCATTCTCAAGTCAGCGCACAGGTACATTGTGA
- the LOC121266551 gene encoding sm-like protein LSM36B has translation MSGGGEKGSATTKTPGDFLKSIRGRPVVVKLNSGVDYRGILACLDGYMNIAMEQTEEYVNGQLKNKYGDAFIRGNNVLYISTSKRTLADGA, from the exons ATGAGCGGAGGTGGAGAGAAGGGTTCAGCAACTACTAAAACTCCTGGAGATTTTCTCAAATCAATCCGTGGTCGTCCTGTCGTTGTTAAACTGAATTCTGGAGTTGATTATCGAG GCATTCTTGCATGTCTTGATGGGTATATGAATATAGCAATGGAGCAAACAGAAGAATATGTCAATGGGCAGTTGAAAAATAAGTATGGCGATGCTTTCATTCGTGGAAACAATG TTCTCTACATTAGTACATCAAAGAGGACACTAGCAGATGGGGCTTAA